The Polynucleobacter sp. MWH-UH35A genomic interval GCCTCCATCTGAGCAAATTCGCTGAGGCCAACGTAAGCAAGTAAGGCATGCGCCTTATCGCGAATCGTTTGCTCTTCACGCTTGGTGGATGGAAAACGAAAAATTGCACCTAACAAGCCCGCTTTAGTGCGGCAGTGGCACCCCACCATCACATTCTCTAGTACGGACATTTCACTAAAGAGGCGGATATTTTGGAAAGTTCTTGCCAAACCGGATTTAGTGACCTCAGATACTGATTCTGGAAAATACGATTTGCTATCAAACAGAAAGATTCCGGAGTCCGCAGGATAGAGACCTGTAATCACATTAAAGAAAGTAGTCTTGCCTGCACCATTAGGACCAATCAAGCCAACAATTGCACCCTGTGGCACTTGCAGACCAACAGAATCTAACGCTTGCACACCACCAAAGCGCTTAGAGACATCAGTGACATCGAGCAATAAAGAGGTGCTCATCTGCCACCCCCACGCTTTTGCCAAATACCACCTGGACGATAGAGCATGATCAAAATGAGAGCTAGGCCGTAAATTAATTGACGAATAATTTCAACATCAATAATCACGTGACCGAATAGAAACTGTTGCAATGGTTGCGCAATACCGCGCAATATTTCTGGAAATACCGCCAAAAGCACCGCGCCCAAAATCACCCCGGGAATATGGCCGATACCACCCAGAACCACCATAGCCAGTACCACGATGGACTCCCAGAGCGTAAATGACTCTGGCGAAACAAAGCCCTGAAAAGCAGAAAACAATACGCCCGCCACTCCAGCAAAAGATGCGCCGATTGCAAAGGCAAGCAACTTCATATTGCGGGTATTGATGCCCATCGCTTTAGCAGCGATCTCGTCCTCACGAATCGCAATCCAAGCACGGCCAATGCGGGAGTCCTGTAAGTGCAGGCAAACAATAGCGACTGCAATTGCCAGAACCAAGAATAAATAAAACACCAGATACAAACCTGGGATTTGCACAAATCCTAAATCCAAAGGCTTGGTAAATGAGATACCAAACAACTGAATCGGATCAATTCCAGAAATTCCCTTCGG includes:
- a CDS encoding ABC transporter ATP-binding protein, encoding MSTSLLLDVTDVSKRFGGVQALDSVGLQVPQGAIVGLIGPNGAGKTTFFNVITGLYPADSGIFLFDSKSYFPESVSEVTKSGLARTFQNIRLFSEMSVLENVMVGCHCRTKAGLLGAIFRFPSTKREEQTIRDKAHALLAYVGLSEFAQMEARNLSYGHQRRLEIARALATEPKLLALDEPAAGMNATEKLELRELLLRIRADGKTILLIEHDVSLVMGICDSLTVLDYGKVIAAGKPADVRVHPEVIRAYLGQGAA
- a CDS encoding ABC transporter ATP-binding protein, with protein sequence MHLNGTTYLWLGLIALILLPWVAGAAGGNYWVRVIDFALLYIVLALGLNVVVGFAGLLDLGYIAFYALGAYSFALLASPHLPTQFASIAASFPEGMHFSPWMVAVFSIILAALFGLVLGLPTLQLRGDYLAIVTLGFGEIIRIFMNNLDRPLNLTNGPKGISGIDPIQLFGISFTKPLDLGFVQIPGLYLVFYLFLVLAIAVAIVCLHLQDSRIGRAWIAIREDEIAAKAMGINTRNMKLLAFAIGASFAGVAGVLFSAFQGFVSPESFTLWESIVVLAMVVLGGIGHIPGVILGAVLLAVFPEILRGIAQPLQQFLFGHVIIDVEIIRQLIYGLALILIMLYRPGGIWQKRGGGR